A single region of the Brassica rapa cultivar Chiifu-401-42 unplaced genomic scaffold, CAAS_Brap_v3.01 Scaffold0798, whole genome shotgun sequence genome encodes:
- the LOC117131035 gene encoding DNA-directed RNA polymerase subunit beta' → MSGFEGGRSYSGPYPNFSFARPITKKPTFLRLRGSFEYEIQSWKYSIPLFFTTQGFDIFRNREISTGAGAIREQLADLDLRIIIENSLVEWKQLGEEGPTGNEWEDRKIVRRKDFLVRRMELAKHFIRTNIEPEWMVLCLLPVLPPELRPIIQIEGGKLMSSDINELYRRVIYRNNTLTDLLTTSRSTPGELVMCQEKLVQEAVDTLLDNGIRGQPMRDGHNKVYKSFSDVIEGKEGRFRETLLGKRVDYSGRSVIVVGPSLSLHRCGLPREIAIELFQTFVIRGLIRQHLASNIGVAKSQIREKKPIVWEILQEVMQGHPVLLNRAPTLHRLGIQSFQPILVEGRTICLHPLVCKGFNADFDGDQMAVHVPLSLEAQAEARLLMFSHMNLLSPAIGDPISVPTQDMLIGLYVLTSGTRRGICANRYNPCNRKNYQNERIYETNYKYMKEPFFCNSYGAIGAYRQKRINLDSPLWLRWQLDQRVIASKEVPIEVHYESFGNYHEIYAHYLIVRSVKKQTFFIYIRTTVGHISFYREIEEAIQGFSQACSYDT, encoded by the coding sequence ATGTCCGGTTTTGAGGGGGGGAGATCATATAGTGGACCCTATCCCAATTTTTCTTTTGCTAGGCCCATAACGAAAAAACCTACTTTCTTACGATTACGAGGTTCATTTGAATATGAAATTCAATCCTGGAAATACAGCATCCCACTTTTTTTTACTACTCAAGGTTTCGATATATTTAGAAATCGAGAAATTTCTACTGGGGCGGGTGCTATCCGAGAACAATTAGCCGATTTAGATTTGCGAATTATTATAGAAAATTCGTTGGTAGAATGGAAACAATTAGGAGAAGAAGGTCCCACGGGGAATGAATGGGAAGATCGAAAAATTGTAAGAAGAAAAGATTTTTTAGTTAGACGTATGGAATTAGCTAAGCATTTTATTCGAACAAATATAGAACCGGAATGGATGGTTTTATGTCTCTTACCGGTTCTGCCTCCCGAGTTGAGACCCATCATTCAGATAGAAGGGGGTAAACTGATGAGTTCAGATATTAATGAACTCTATAGAAGAGTTATCTATCGGAACAATACTCTTACTGATCTATTAACAACAAGTAGATCTACACCAGGGGAATTAGTAATGTGTCAGGAAAAATTGGTACAAGAAGCCGTGGATACACTTCTTGATAATGGAATCCGTGGACAACCCATGAGGGATGGTCATAATAAGGTTTACAAGTCATTTTCAGATGTAATTGAAGGAAAAGAGGGAAGATTTCGCGAGACTCTGCTTGGCAAACGGGTCGATTATTCGGGGCGTTCGGTGATTGTCGTTGGACCCTCACTTTCATTACATCGCTGTGGATTGCCTCGCGAAATAGCAATAGAGCTCTTCCAGACATTTGTAATTCGTGGTCTAATTAGACAACATCTGGCTTCGAACATAGGAGTTGCTAAGAGTCAAATTCGTGAAAAAAAGCCGATTGTCTGGGAAATCCTTCAAGAAGTTATGCAGGGGCATCCCGTATTACTGAATAGAGCACCTACTCTACATAGATTAGGCATACAGTCATTCCAACCCATTTTAGTGGAAGGACGCACTATTTGTTTACATCCATTAGTTTGTAAGGGGTTCAATGCAGACTTTGATGGGGATCAAATGGCTGTTCATGTGCCTTTATCTTTAGAAGCTCAAGCAGAGGCTCGTTTACTTATGTTTTCTCATATGAATCTCTTATCTCCAGCTATTGGAGATCCCATTTCTGTACCGACTCAAGATATGCTGATTGGACTCTATGTATTAACGAGCGGCACTCGTCGAGGTATTTGTGCAAACAGATATAATCCATGTAATCGAAAAAACTATCAAAATGAAAGAATTTACGAAACAAACTATAAGTATATGAAAGAACCCTTTTTTTGCAATTCCTATGGTGCAATTGGAGCTTATCGGCAGAAAAGAATCAATTTAGATAGTCCTTTGTGGCTTCGGTGGCAATTAGATCAACGCGTTATTGCTTCAAAAGAAGTTCCTATCGAAGTTCACTATGAATCTTTTGGTAACTATCATGAGATTTATGCACACTATCTGATAGTAAGAAGtgtaaaaaaacaaactttttttatatatattcgaaCCACAGTTGGTCATATTTCTTTTTATCGAGAAATCGAGGAAGCTATACAAGGTTTTTCTCAAGCTTGTTCATATGATACCTAA